DNA from Chlamydiota bacterium:
CCGCTCCAGCGGACACCGTCGGGATCGCCCGGCCCCTGCCAGAGCTCGCCGGACTTGACGTAGAAGACCATCCTCAGCGCCCCGCGGTCGCGCGGCGCGTAGCGCTCGAGCGCGGCGGTTGCGAACCCGTCCACCGGGGCGAGAAAGCGCTGCCGCTCCTCCCCGGCCGCGAGGTCGTGGAGAAGGAACTGGAGCAGCAGCAGGAACGGAACGGGAAACGGCATCGGCGGTCACCCGGCCGGGGCGGAGCGGCGCGCGGCCGCTACCTCTCCCCGCCCTTCTTGTCGAGGCGCCTGTTGAGCTCCTCCACGACCTCCCTCGTCATGTCCATCCCCTCGCCGGCGTAGGCGACCGCCGAGGAATCCACGATGACGCGGATGCCGCGCCTGCGCGCGAACGCCCCGGCGGCGGCCCGCAGCTCGCCCATCAGCGTTGCGTACTCCTCCCCGGTCTTGTCCATCAGCGTGCGGGTCGCGGTGCGGCGGAACAACTCGACCGCCGCACTCTTCTCCCGGATGAGGGTTTCGCGTTCGCGGCGGGCCTCCTCGTCCAGTATCCCGGGCTCCTTGACCAGCGCGTCGATCTCGTCGAGCATCCCCTGACCCTTCTTCTCGAGGTCGCGCTTCTCCTTGTCGAGCGTCGCGTGGACCGCCTGCGCCTTCCTGTACCCTTTGAGGACCGCCTCCATGTCGATCACCGCGACCGGTTCCGCGCCCCGCCCGCACCCGCAGAGAAGCGCGGCGGCGGCCGAGGCTCCGATCCATCGTCCCGCGACCGCCGCCCTCATCGAGGGGCCTCCGTTCTGGCGCGGTCCGCGCGATTCCGGATGTCGTTGAGCAGCCCCCCGGCGAGCAGGATGCGCCGCCCGCGCGCGGAGAGCTCCAACCGCGC
Protein-coding regions in this window:
- a CDS encoding OmpH family outer membrane protein; protein product: MRAAVAGRWIGASAAAALLCGCGRGAEPVAVIDMEAVLKGYRKAQAVHATLDKEKRDLEKKGQGMLDEIDALVKEPGILDEEARRERETLIREKSAAVELFRRTATRTLMDKTGEEYATLMGELRAAAGAFARRRGIRVIVDSSAVAYAGEGMDMTREVVEELNRRLDKKGGER